The nucleotide window CGCGGTTTCCCGACAGCCTGATCGCGGGCGTCGCTCCCCTCGCCCCGGGGATGGGCGCGGCCTTCGTCTATGCACCGCGTGGGCGCGCGGTCGTCGAATTGCTGGAGGGGCGCAGCCCCACCGGGCTGATGCCGGCGATCACGACCCCGACGGCCCTGCGCCGCGCGATCTTCGCTCAACGGCCGGCGGCCATCGCGGCCCATGCCTCGGACGAGCTGGTCAGGCGCCGGCCGGACTGGGCCTACAATGCCGCCCCGGCGGCGCCCATCATTGCCCTCGCGAGCCTCCTCTTCGGCGCGGTCGTCCTCGTCGCCGCCAGCCTTCCGGCTCTGCTCATGACGGCGGTCTGGATCCTGGTGCAGGTCGGGTTCCTCGCCCTGCTGACCTTTCGCGTGGCCGCCATCGGACCGACGAGCGGTGTCGAGCCGGATCGGCCTCCCGGCCAGCGGCTGCCGGATGCCGACCTGCCGGTCTACACGGTGTTCGTCGCGCTCTACCGGGAGGCGGCGGTGGTCCCCCGTCTCCTCGGCGCGCTGACGCAGTTCGATTATCCGGTGACGAAGCTCGATATCAAACTCCTCACCGAGGCCGATGACGGCGCCACGGCAGCGGCGCTCGCCCGCCTCGCCCTCCCGGCGCATGTGGACGTCGTCGTGGTGCCGCCGGGCCTTCCCAAGACCAAGCCGCGTGCCCTCAACGCGGCCCTTCCGCTGGCGCGCGGAAGCTGCCTCGTCGTCTACGATGCGGAGGACGTGCCCGATCCCGGCCAGTTGCGCGCGGCGGCCGAGGCCTTCGCCCGCGCCTCCCCGCGTACCGCCTGCCTGCAGGGGCGCCTCGTCATCGACAATGCCCGCGATTCCTGGCTGACGCGATGCTTCGCCCTCGAATACACCGCCCTGTTCGACGTGCTCGGCCCGGCTCTCGCGGCCTGGCGTCTGCCGACGCCGCTGGGGGGAACATCCACCCATTTCCGCACCCATATCCTGCGCGCGGTCCATGGCTGGGATGCCTGGAACGTCACCGAGGATGCCGATCTAGGCCTGCGTCTGGCGCG belongs to Methylobacterium sp. 77 and includes:
- a CDS encoding glycosyltransferase family 2 protein; its protein translation is MSILGFRSLRGETVALPPEIAFLLGHAVSPMLLAKAAALARASGTDAATALIQSGLIEEERFYRVLALTLGARFLGDALPLGAGARFPDSLIAGVAPLAPGMGAAFVYAPRGRAVVELLEGRSPTGLMPAITTPTALRRAIFAQRPAAIAAHASDELVRRRPDWAYNAAPAAPIIALASLLFGAVVLVAASLPALLMTAVWILVQVGFLALLTFRVAAIGPTSGVEPDRPPGQRLPDADLPVYTVFVALYREAAVVPRLLGALTQFDYPVTKLDIKLLTEADDGATAAALARLALPAHVDVVVVPPGLPKTKPRALNAALPLARGSCLVVYDAEDVPDPGQLRAAAEAFARASPRTACLQGRLVIDNARDSWLTRCFALEYTALFDVLGPALAAWRLPTPLGGTSTHFRTHILRAVHGWDAWNVTEDADLGLRLARAGYDVGDLPSSTIEEAPAHYKAWLNQRTRWMKGFLQTSLTHGRNPLVAVRELGPLASLCALALIPGTVASALAYPFLMLPALVSLWPSRIEAGTSFWSNLPTGAAITVLVSGFVAMLMPAYIGCRRRGWHDLIPFVPLLPVYFLLVSLAAWRGVIELVLAPDRWNKTEHGLSRTSRSGALKPRPPP